One Neurospora crassa OR74A mitochondrion, complete genome DNA window includes the following coding sequences:
- a CDS encoding NADH dehydrogenase subunit 4: protein MKKEFLMFLFALLIIPIIGIFIIWSTQFYSKMYQYPFYYMPYPFKKVVITEGANSCMLKDGSWSQVVLTDSDDMFIQNETAPKVVAFIISILNLMVSLLVYILFDFSNNQFQFIQEHYDLSFYDIYLGVDGISIYFVLLTTIIIPIALMSNWNSITNNVKSYLIIMLLLETLLLAVFLVLDILLFYIFFESILPPLFILIGLFGSSNKVRASFYIFLYTLLGSLFLLLSILTMSSIMGTTYFDALLKSNFDYTIQIFLFCGIFIAFAVKTPTIFLNNWLLKAHVESPLGGSIVLAGIVLKLSLYGIFRLILPLLPKASLNYTYIIFVIGVITIIYASFSTLRTTDIKELIAYSSVSHAAVYLIGVFSNTIQGIEGGILLGLAHGFTSPALFFIVGGVLYDRSGTRLIHYYKGIAQMAPLLSLLFFIFSLANCGVPLTLNFVGEFMSLYGVFERLPLLGLLASSSIVFSAAYSIFLFNRVAFGGSFSKFFENSIIDLTKREFYALIFLGVLVVFLGIYPSIILDGLHYNVSSLIYSYGCKFCLG from the exons ATGAAGAAAGAATTCTTAATGTTTTTATTTGCTTTATTAATAATTCCTATTATAGGAATATTTATTATATGATCTACACAGTTTTATTCTAAAATGTATCAATATCCTTTTTATTATATGCCTTATCCTTTTAAAAAAGTGGTTATAACAGAAGGAGCAAATTCTTGTATGTTGAAAGATGGATCTTGATCACAAGTTGTATTGACAGATAGTGATGATATGTTCATACAAAACGAAACTGCCCCTAAAGTAGTTGCATTTATAATTTCTATATTGAATTTAATGGTATCATTATTAGTATATATACTATTTGATTTTAGTAATAACCAATTTCAATTTATACAAGAACACTATGATTTGAGTTTTTATGATATATATTTAGGTGTGGATGGTATTTCAATATATTTTGTTTTATTAACTACAATAATAATACCTATAGCTTTAATGTCGAATTGAAATTCGATAACAAACAATGTAAAATCATACTTAATCATAATGTTATTATTGGAAACTTTGTTATTAGCAGTCTTTTTAGTCTTAGATATACTATTATTTTATATATTTTTTGAAAGTATATTGCCTCCATTATTTATATTAATCGGTTTATTTGGATCAAGTAATAAAGTAAGAGCTAGTTTTTATATTTTTTTATATACAT TATTGGGATCCTTATTTTTATTACTGTCTATTTTAACTATGTCTTCAATAATGGGAACAACTTATTTTGACGCATTATTAAAAAGTAACTTTGATTATACTATTCAAATATTTTTATTCTGTGGTATATTTATAGCTTTTGCTGTTAAAACTCCAACTATTTTTTTAAATAATTGGTTATTGAAAGCTCACGTAGAATCACCTTTAGGTGGTAGTATAGTACTAGCAGGTATCGTTTTAAAATTAAGTTTATATGGAATATTTAGATTAATTTTACCTTTATTGCCTAAAGCTTCCTTAAATTATACTTATATAATATTTGTCATAGGTGTAATTACTATAATATATGCTAGTTTTAGTACATTAAGAACTACAGATATAAAAGAATTGATTGCATACAGTTCAGTGTCTCATGCTGCAGTATATCTAATAGGAGTATTTAGTAATACAATCCAAGGAATTGAAGGTGGTATACTCTTAGGTTTAGCACATGGCTTTACAAGCCCCGCTTTATTCTTTATTGTAGGAGGTGTGTTATATGATCGTTCCGGAACTCGCTTAATTCATTATTACAAAGGAATTGCTCAAATGGCACCTTTACTTTCTCTGCTTTTCTTTATCTTCTCCTTGGCTAATTGTGGAGTACCCCTTACATTAAATTTTGTAGGTGAATTTATGTCATTATATGGAGTATTTGAAAGATTACCCCTATTAGGTCTGCTGGCTAGTTCTTCAATTGTATTTTCCGCTGCGTATAGTATTTTCTTATTTAACAGGGTAGCTTTTGGAGGAAGCTTTTCGAAATTCTTCGAAAATAGTATTATCGATTTAACTAAAAGAGAATTCTATGCACTAATTTTTTTAGGAGTATTAGTAGTATTCTTAGGTATTTATCCATCTATTATATTAGATGGTCTTCATTACAATGTATCTAGTTTAATTTACAGTTACGGCTGTAAATTTTGCCTTGGCTAA
- a CDS encoding NADH dehydrogenase subunit 1, which produces MFYSLTIISILEVLLVLVPSLLAVAYVTVAERKTMASMQRRLGPNAVGYLGLLQAFADALKLLLKEYVALTQANMTLFFLGPVITLIFSLLGYAVIPYGPSLVIQDVNLGILYMLAVSSLATYGILLAGWSANSKYAFLGSLRSAAQLISYELVLSSAILLVIMLTGSFNLGVNTESQRAVLFVLPLLPIFIIFFIGSIAETNRAPFDLAEATKLVSGFMTEHAAVVFVFFFLAEYGSIVLMCILTSILFLGGYLFINLKDVFNILDFVYSNLFIFEINWMVSERSYTEDFFNNYKSILEGWLYGWIIGLKSSIMIFIFILGRASFPRIRYDQLMGFCWTVLLPIIFALIILVPCILESFYILPWNLNLF; this is translated from the exons ATGTTTTATTCCCTAACAATAATCTCGATTTTAGAAGTTCTTTTGGTATTAGTTCCCTCTTTATTAGCAGTAGCTTATGTGACAGTAGCGGAAAGAAAAACTATGGCAAGTATGCAAAGAAGATTGGGTCCGAATGCCGTAGGTTACCTAGGACTTTTGCAAGCATTTGCTGATGCTTTGAAACTTTTACTAAAAGAATATGTAGCACTTACACAAGCTAATATGACATTATTCTTTTTAGGTCCTGTTATTACATTAATTTTTTCTCTTTTAGGTTACGCAGTAATACCTTATGGACCGTCATTGGTTATTCAGGATGTGAATTTAGGTATATTATATATGTTGGCTGTTTCTTCTCTAGCGACCTACGGAATACTTTTAGCTGGATGAAGTGCTAATAGTAAATATGCTTTTTTAGGGTCATTAAGAAGTGCAGCCCAATTAATTAGTTATGAGTTAGTCTTAAGTTCTGCGATACTTTTAGTTATTATGTTAACTGGAAGTTTTAATCTTGGTGTGAATACTGAATCTCAAAGGGCTGTTTTATTTGTATTACCTTTATTGCCTATATTTATTATATTTTTTATTGGATCGATTGCGGAAACTAATCGTGCCCCCTTTGATTTAGCTGAGGCTACTA AATTAGTTAGTGGTTTTATGACAGAACATGCAGCAGTAGTCTTTGTATTCTTTTTCTTAGCCGAGTATGGTAGTATAGTTTTAATGTGTATACTTACAAGTATTTTGTTTCTAGGAGGTTATTTATTTATAAATCTTAAAGATGTCTTTAATATTCTTGATTTTGTATATTCCAATTTATTTATATTTGAAATTAATTGAATGGTTTCTGAAAGATCTTATACAGAAGATTTCTTTAACAATTATAAATCCATATTAGAAGGATGGCTATATGGATGAATTATAGGATTAAAAAGCTCTATAATGATATTTATTTTTATATTAGGGAGAGCATCTTTCCCTAGAATACGTTATGATCAATTAATGGGTTTTTGTTGAACAGTTTTATTACCTATAATCTTTGCGTTAATAATCTTAGTGCCTTGTATTTTAGAAAGTTTTTACATTTTGCCATGAAATTTAAACCTTTTTTAA
- a CDS encoding laglidadg endonuclease produces MKKEFLMFLFALLIIPIIGIFIIWSTQFYSKMYQYPFYYMPYPFKKVVITEGANSCMLKDGSWSQVVLTDSDDMFIQNETAPKVVAFIISILNLMVSLLVYILFDFSNNQFQFIQEHYDLSFYDIYLGVDGISIYFVLLTTIIIPIALMSNWNSITNNVKSYLIIMLLLETLLLAVFLVLDILLFYIFFESILPPLFILIGLFGSSNKVRASFYIFLYTFILKCKRAKHRVSPKALVTKVVKETLQLAWLMPQGMVKSLVFIHEKLLLVVDIWVIADLNHPFKAQCKKAAAKGVKEQRVDGSLSSTPPLQVGGLRRMELIRCTLVAGKPVLGRKIHYCPRGPAPSNRVKVPGDYIIITHNRFIHSQKSTQRVDPWFVTGFIDAEGCFMIGLTKSEKYRMGYQVTAIFKISLHSKDYDLLCQIRNYFGVGIIIKHGETTLQYLVRSIKDLDVIISHFDAYPLISQKWSDYKLFKEAVALIKNKEHITKEGFKKILSLKASINLGLSDELQLVFPNITPVARPLPVLSEKKKIKNFNYIAGLTSGDGCFFISIRNSSYTKSGKSVVLKFQIVQNSRDVELIQTLVSTLGCGRVELCLKQSAAYYVVTKYEDILKKFIPLFDNHPIKGVRALDYSDFKKVVLLMKNKSHLTEEGLIEIQSIKSNMNRNRAN; encoded by the coding sequence ATGAAGAAAGAATTCTTAATGTTTTTATTTGCTTTATTAATAATTCCTATTATAGGAATATTTATTATATGATCTACACAGTTTTATTCTAAAATGTATCAATATCCTTTTTATTATATGCCTTATCCTTTTAAAAAAGTGGTTATAACAGAAGGAGCAAATTCTTGTATGTTGAAAGATGGATCTTGATCACAAGTTGTATTGACAGATAGTGATGATATGTTCATACAAAACGAAACTGCCCCTAAAGTAGTTGCATTTATAATTTCTATATTGAATTTAATGGTATCATTATTAGTATATATACTATTTGATTTTAGTAATAACCAATTTCAATTTATACAAGAACACTATGATTTGAGTTTTTATGATATATATTTAGGTGTGGATGGTATTTCAATATATTTTGTTTTATTAACTACAATAATAATACCTATAGCTTTAATGTCGAATTGAAATTCGATAACAAACAATGTAAAATCATACTTAATCATAATGTTATTATTGGAAACTTTGTTATTAGCAGTCTTTTTAGTCTTAGATATACTATTATTTTATATATTTTTTGAAAGTATATTGCCTCCATTATTTATATTAATCGGTTTATTTGGATCAAGTAATAAAGTAAGAGCTAGTTTTTATATTTTTTTATATACATTTATCCTTAAGTGTAAAAGAGCCAAACACCGGGTAAGCCCTAAAGCTCTAGTAACCAAGGTTGTTAAGGAAACTTTACAACTGGCCTGATTAATGCCTCAGGGTATGGTAAAATCACTAGTTTTCATACATGAAAAGCTACTTTTAGTAGTAGATATATGGGTGATCGCGGATCTAAATCATCCTTTTAAAGCTCAATGTAAAAAAGCAGCTGCTAAGGGTGTAAAAGAGCAACGAGTAGACGGTTCTTTGAGTTCCACTCCCCCCCTACAAGTAGGGGGTTTGCGAAGAATGGAGCTCATAAGGTGTACTCTAGTCGCTGGGAAACCAGTTTTAGGGAGAAAAATTCATTATTGTCCTAGGGGTCCGGCACCTTCAAATCGAGTGAAGGTGCCAGGAGATTATATTATAATTACGCATAATAGATTCATACACTCCCAGAAGTCCACTCAAAGAGTGGATCCTTGATTTGTAACAGGATTTATAGATGCTGAGGGGTGTTTTATGATAGGGTTAACAAAAAGTGAAAAATATAGAATGGGTTATCAAGTAACAGCGATATTTAAAATTAGTTTACATAGCAAAGATTATGATTTACTATGTCAAATTAGAAATTATTTTGGTGTAGGTATAATTATTAAACATGGGGAAACTACATTACAATATCTGGTTAGGTCAATAAAAGATTTAGATGTCATTATATCTCATTTTGATGCATATCCATTGATTAGTCAAAAATGATCTGATTATAAACTTTTTAAAGAAGCAGTTGCATTAATTAAAAATAAAGAACATATAACTAAAGAAGGATTTAAAAAGATTCTTTCTTTAAAAGCTTCTATTAATTTAGGTTTATCAGATGAATTGCAATTAGTTTTTCCTAATATTACACCAGTAGCTAGACCTTTACCTGTGCTCAGCGAGAAAAAAAAGATTAAAAACTTTAATTATATAGCAGGTTTAACTAGTGGTGATGGGTGTTTTTTTATCTCTATCCGTAATTCTTCTTATACTAAATCAGGAAAATCTGTGGTATTAAAATTTCAAATTGTTCAAAATAGTAGAGATGTCGAATTAATCCAAACGTTAGTATCTACTCTTGGATGCGGTAGAGTAGAGTTATGTTTAAAGCAATCTGCTGCATATTATGTTGTAACTAAATACGAAGATATTCTGAAAAAATTCATCCCACTTTTTGACAATCATCCTATTAAAGGTGTAAGAGCTTTAGATTATTCAGATTTTAAAAAAGTAGTTCTTTTAATGAAGAATAAATCTCATTTAACTGAAGAAGGTCTAATTGAAATCCAATCTATCAAATCAAATATGAATCGAAACCGTGCAAATTAG
- a CDS encoding group I intron endonuclease yields MIKKMKSYINMNSTVTTLGANYLVHTGYFNTISRLKVCTIASYRYYSTSKSDSQSSDLPPVPIFTINNLNNKDSIKSSRILLKDKGGIYSFINTVNNNQYIGSAKDFYLRLNEHLENKKSNIALQKAFTKYGLDKFIFCIYEYFTYESKIISHKALTDLETSYINRFNFDNLYNFKAIATSSLGYKHTEEARLKMVDYYKDKNNHPMFGKTHTEEALGLISKPGELNPMFGKKHSEATKASMSEKKNKYPLGVGIYDLEDNLILKFSNNVELAKYLGISKVTVGKYLNSGLVYNKTYRFKPIQD; encoded by the coding sequence ATGATAAAAAAAATGAAATCATATATAAATATGAACTCTACCGTTACTACCTTAGGTGCGAACTATTTAGTTCATACAGGTTATTTTAATACTATATCTAGATTAAAAGTTTGTACAATAGCTAGTTATAGATATTATTCTACTTCAAAATCAGATTCACAATCATCTGATTTACCTCCTGTTCCTATTTTTACTATTAATAATCTAAATAATAAAGACTCTATTAAATCTTCTAGAATATTATTAAAAGACAAAGGAGGTATTTATTCTTTTATTAATACAGTCAATAATAATCAATATATCGGAAGTGCCAAGGATTTTTATTTAAGACTTAATGAACATTTGGAAAATAAGAAGTCTAATATTGCTTTACAAAAAGCATTTACTAAGTATGGCTTAGATAAATTTATATTTTGTATATATGAATATTTCACATACGAAAGCAAAATTATAAGTCATAAAGCTTTAACTGATCTAGAGACTAGTTATATTAACAGATTTAATTTTGATAATCTTTACAATTTTAAAGCTATAGCTACAAGCTCTTTAGGTTATAAACATACAGAAGAAGCAAGATTAAAGATGGTTGATTATTATAAGGATAAAAATAATCATCCTATGTTTGGTAAAACTCATACTGAAGAAGCACTAGGTTTAATTAGTAAACCAGGTGAATTAAATCCTATGTTTGGTAAAAAACATAGTGAAGCTACTAAGGCGTCTATGAGTGAAAAAAAGAATAAATATCCTTTAGGTGTAGGTATTTATGATTTAGAGGACAATTTAATTTTAAAGTTTAGTAATAATGTAGAGCTAGCTAAATATTTAGGTATTTCTAAGGTTACAGTAGGTAAGTATTTAAATTCGGGTCTTGTATATAATAAAACTTATCGGTTTAAACCTATACAAGATTAG